In Pseudonocardia sp. DSM 110487, the sequence GACCCACCCCGGCTCGCGCTGGAAGACCAGCAGGGATCCCACCGAGCCCGCGATGCCCGGCACCACCTGCGCGGCCGTCGAGCCGGTGCCGACCACGGCCACCCGCTTGCCGCTCAGGTCCACGTCGTGCCGCCACCGCGACGTGTGGAACGACGTGCCGCGGAACTCGTCCAGACCGGGCCAGTCCGGGTGGTTCGGGACGTTGAGCAGCCCGAGCGCGGAGATCACGACGTCGAAGGTGTGCTCATCCCCGGTCGCCGTGCGCACGACGTGGTGGAGCTCGGCCTCGTCCCAGACGACCTCGATCACCTTCGTGTTCAACCGGATGTGCGGCCATAGCCCGAACACGTCGACGACCTCGTTGGCGTAGCGCAGCAGCTCCGGTTGCCGGGCATGGGTGTGCGACCAGTCGTACCGCAGGAACGAGAAGCTGTAGGCGTGCGAGGGAATGTCGACCTCGCAGCCCGGATAGCGGTTGTCGTACCAGGTTCCTCCCACGCCTGCCGACTGCTCGAACACGACGAACGAGGCCGACGTCCGCTGCCGGAGCTTGATCGCGGCCGCGATCCCGCCGAATCCCGCACCGATGATCGCGACCCGGATCGGCCGTCGGGGCACCCTGCGCCGCATTCGCAGCTCCGATCGACGACTGAACCGATACCCCGAGGCCCGACCCGGGCTTCCTCTTGCGCAACCAGCTCCGGGAATGCCAGTCTGCATCGCGAACATCCTGTTCGCAAGGTGAACATCAGTGAGGCAAGGGCGCGCACATGTTCCGAGAGCTGCTCCGTTCCTCCGACCGGCCGGTCATCGGCACCTTCGTCAAGATCCCGGCCCTCGAGGTGGCGGAGATCGTTGGGGAGGCCGGGTTCGACTTCGTCGTCATCGACACCGAGCACGCGCTGCTCTCGGTGCGGGACGTGTACTCACTACTGGTCGTGTACTCGCGGATCGGCGTCGCTCCGCTGGTCCGCATCACCGACCACGGCTACGGCGACGCGCAGCGCTACCTGGACGCGGGCGCCGCGGGCGTCCTCGTTCCGCACGTCTCCAACGCGGGGCAGGCGGCGGCCGCGATGCGCCAGTACCTGTTCCCGCCCGAGGGCACCAGGGGCATGGGCTACGCGTCCCGCGCCGGGCTGTGGGGCCGCCTTCCCGGCGGCCCCGCCGAGTACGTGCGCGCCGGGCAGGAGGACGTCGCCCGGATCGCGATGATCGAGGAGAAGGAGTCCGTCGACGACCTGGCCGGGATCTTGGCCGCCCCGGGCGTCGACGCGGTCTTCATCGGCCCCGGCGACCTGTCCCTCTCGATGGGCGAACCGACCGGCTCACCGGCTGTCCACGACGCGGTCACCAAGTGCATCGCCACGGCGGTGGAGGCCGGGGTGCCGGTCGGGACCCTGGTGCAGGGCGAGGAGCAGATCCGGCTCCGCGCCGAACAGGGCTGCCGGTTCCTCCTCGTCGGGAACGACACCGGGATGTTCGGCGCGGCCGCCCGGCAGATCACGTCCACGGCCCGCTCCGCCCTCGCCGCACCGACCCTCGATGAGGAGGACTGACCATGGCCTATGCGAAGGACGACCCGCGCTCCGCACTGGCGGCGCCCACCGCGGCACCGGCGGCGGCAGGGGGCGCCATCGCCGCTCCCGAGTTCCTCGACTTCTCCGTGCTGCCCCCGGACGTCGTGTCCGCCGCGGGCAGCCGCCAGTGGATCGTCCGTGGCCAGAACTTCGTGCTGATCTACACGGAGCCGGCGGCTGGCGACCTCGTCTGGAAGTCCGCGCTCGCGTCCGAGCAGGTGCTGCTGCTGATCGACGGGACGAGCGCCATCAGCGGCACGACCGGAACCGGCGACAGCCACGAGGTGACCGGGCCCGCGCTGGTGGTGGTGCCGCCGGGGGAGAGCGCGATCACGAGCACCCGCACCGGTCCGGTCGTCTCGCTGCTGCAAGCCGACGAGTCGGAGTGGGCCGCGAAGGCGTCCAACGCCGCGGCGTACACGGTGCCGCACCCGCACGTCGCGCCGCTCGAACCCTGGCCGGAGCCGGTGGACGGCTACCGGTGGCGGACCTACCTCATGTCCGACGTGCCGGACGACCCGAAGCGCTTCGGCCGGATCTTCCGCACCCGCTCCTTCATGGTCAACTTCATGGAGGCACGGTCCGGCCCGCGCGACCTGTCGAACCTGTCGCCGCATTTCCACCAGGATTTCGAGCAGGCCAGCCTGGTGGTCGCCGGTAGCTACATCCACCACATCCAGACGCCGTGGGGAACTGACGGCCTGCAGTGGCGGCCGGAGGACCACGAACGGGTGGGCAGCCCGTCGGTGACGATCATCCCTCCGCCCACGATCCACACTTCGCAGGCCATCGCCTGGCAGGCCAACCACCTCATCGACATCTTCGCCGGCCCGCGTCACGACTTCTCGGCCCGGCCGGGATGGGTCCTCAACGCCGACGAATATCCGAGCCCGGTCGACTGATTCCCGCAATTCCGCACAAGCTGTCTTTCAGCGTTGAAGGAGACTTGTCATGTCCGAGAGCGCGGACCCCGAATTCCGGGCACGGCGGAAGCGGGCCATCCTGAGCGCATGGGCGGGTTTCGCCGTCGACTCGTACTCGATCTTCATCGCGTCGACGGTACTGCTGCCCGCGCTCATCTACTTCCAGGGCGACATGTCCGTGGAAACCAAGTCGATCTTCGCGGGGATGACGCTCGCCGTGACCCTGCTCGGGCGCCCGCTCGGCGGCCTGATCTTCGGGCACTTCGCGGACCGGTTGGGACGCCGCCGGATCGGGGCGATCACGATCTACGGGTTCGGGACGATCTCGCTGCTCATCGCCTGCCTGCCCGGCGCGGAACAGATCGGGGCGGTGCAGGCGACGACACTGCTGCTCGCGCTGCGCTTCGTGGAAGGCATCTTCCTGGGCGGCGAGTACACCGCTGCCACCCCGATGGCCCTGGAGTACGCACCGCGCGGCCGCCGCGGCCTGATCGGCGGGCTGATCCAGTGCTCCGCGAGTGGCGGCCCGCTCTTCGTGGCGATCGCGCTGTCGCTGACCCTGCTCATCGCGCCGGTCGGCGACGTGGCATCGCCTTACGTGCAGTGGGGGTGGCGCCTGCCGTTCATCCTCGGCTTCGTCCTGTCCTTCGTGGTCGCCTGGTTCCTGCGCCGCAGGGTCGAGGAGTCGACCGTGCAGCGGGACGCGGTCGCACAGGCCGGTGAGCAGGCCAAATCGCCGGTGCGGATGATCCTGCGTGGCAAGACGGGCCGGGCGTTCGCCCAGTCCTGCCTGATCATGACGGGCTGCTTCTTCCTCATCAACATGACCAGCAGCGTGGTGCCCCAGTTCCTGCTCAAGAACGACGGCTACACCCCGAACGACCTGGCCCACACCCAGTTGATCGTCCCGGCCTGCATGCTGTCCTACATCTTCTTCGGCTGGCTCTCCGACCACATCGGCCGCAAGCGCACGCTGTTCGTCGTCGCCCCGCTCATCCTGGCGTTCCAGCCCGCGGTGATCAGCCTCATCGGGTCCAACTCCGTGGACGGATGGTTGACCCTGACCCTCCTCGCGCTCGCGGGGAACATCCTCACCGTCGCCCCGATGGGCGTGCTGCCGGCGTACATCAACGAACGGTTCGCCACGGTCGTCCGATCCACCGGGTGGGGCGTGGCCTACGGGACCGCGGTGATCATCCCGGCCTTCTTCTCCTACTACATGCTCTGGCTCAGCGCCCTCGTGCCGTTCGAGTACACCGCGGGCGTCCTGTCCGCTCTCGGCGCGGTTCTCATCTTCGTCGGCACCACGCTCGGTCCCGAGACCAGGGGAATCGACCTGCGCAAGGCGGGCACGGACGCCGACCCGGAGGGGGCCGAATCGCCGCCCGACGCCGTCGCCGTCACGTGATCTGGAACGTACGTCGAAAGGAAGTCCTCATGACCCAGACAGCTTCCGGCCTGTGGGACGAGACGCTCGACGCCGACCGCTTCGTCCCCGACGCCGAGGCCGACGGGTTGCTCGTCGGTGCCGTCGACCTCCACACGCATCCCGGCCCCAGCCCGTTCCCGCGACGGATGTCGATCCTGGACGCCGCCACCGACGCAGCGACCGTGGGCTTCCGGGCGATCGTCTGCAAGTCGCACCACCACAGCATGCAGACCGACATCCTCGCGCTGGAGTCCGCCGGCCTCGCCGAGACCGGCGTCCAGGCCTACGGCGGCATCGCGCTGAACCGCACCGTCGGCGGGCTCAACCCGTACGCCGTGGAGCTCGCGCTGCGGCTCGGCGGCCGCGTGGTGTGGTTCCCGACGATCTCCTCGACGGCGCACCTCGAGTTCCACCAGCACAACCACCACAGCGGCTTCCCCGTCGCCGGTATCCCGCTGCGCGACAACGAGCCGATCAGCGTGGTCGGTGACGATGGCACGCTTGTCCCGGCGGCGTGGGACATCCTCTCGGTCATCGCGGGCGAGTCGGCGATCCTCAACTGCGGGCACCTCCCGGCCGACGAGATCGACGTGCTGGTCCCGGCCGCCGTCGCCGCCGGGGTGGAGCGGATCGTCGTCAGCCATCCCGACTTCATCGTCGGCGCGGCTCCCGAACGGGTGGGGGAGTGGTGCCGGCATGGCGCCAACGTCGAGCACTGCCTTGCCATGGTGGTCAGGGACCCGTCTCCCGTGGAGAAGATCGCCGGCTTCCTCGGCGAGGCGGGCGTCGGGCACACCATCTTCTCGTCCGACCTGGGGCAGAAGAACAACCCGCTGCCGGTCACCGCGTACCGGCGGATGGTGCGCACCCTCCTGGACGCGGGCACCGCGCACGACGACATCAGGGCGATGGTCGGTGGCAACGCGGCCCAGTTGCTGTTCCCGTGACCTGGGTATAGTCGCTGAACCTGCGCGGAGGAGGACGGGTGACCAGCGGCTCGGGCGGCACCGGCGACATCCAGGCCGTGCAACGGGTCGGGCAGTTGCTGGGCCTGTTCACCATCAACCGGCCCCGGCTCACGGTGGCCGAGGCGGCGTCCCTCGTCGGGCTGAACCGCAGCACCGTCAGCCGCTACTTCGGTTCCCTCGTGCTGGCGGGAGTCCTGGAGCGCTCGCGCGAGGAGCAGGCCGCGTACGAACCTGGCCCGCTGCTGCTGCAGCTCAGTGCGGTGGCGCAGGGCCAGCGCAGGGTGCTCGACCTCGCGCCGATCCACATGCGCCGCCTCTCCCGCGAGACGGAGCTGACCGTCGTGCTCTCGCTGTGGGGGTCGGCGGGCCCGGTGGTCTCGCTGGTGAGCGAGATCGGCACGGGCCAGATCCTGGTCACGGTGCGGGTCGGCACCACCCTCGACATGGACTCCGCCCAGGGTCACCTCTTCCTGCGCTTCTCCGAGGACCGTGAGGCGATGGCGAAGTTCTGGGAGAGCCTCGACCCGGTCAAGCGACGACGGGTCGAGGCCGAGGTGGCCGACGCAGGCACGCGCGGCCTGTCCACCGTCAGCGCTCCGGCCGGCATGGCGGTCCTCGCCGCGCCGGTGTTCGACGATCACGGCATCGCCGCCACAATCGCGGTGGTCGGAGGGCCGCCCGACGACGGCGAGATCGCCACGGCGCTGCGCCGTGCGGCGTTCCGGATCACGGTGGAGATGGGCGGCACTGACGTCTGGCGGTCGCTCATCCCCGGCGGTGTGGACGATCTCGCGGAGTCCATCCAGGCCTCATAGCCGCCACGTCCATCTGATCGCCAGAAGAGCTAACGGGCACGTTCCGCCGGCGGTCGAGGCTCGGTCACCGGCCGGCCGTCGGCAAGGAGCCGGTCGAGAATTCGCTCGACGGCCCGGAGGTTGCTGGTGGTTGCACTGATACACCGGTCGCCGGCGAGGGAGATGCGAAATCCTGGGCCGTCGCGACGTCGCTTGCGAGGTCCACGACCTCCGATATACTCGAACATATGTTCGATACGTGTCTGTGAGGTGGAGGTCGGCGACCCGGTCGATCCCCAGCTCGAGGACGCCTTCGACTGGCTGGCCATCGAACGTGAGCTGCGATCCGGCGCAGAGGACCGCACCTGGGGCAACACCGCCCCGTCCGGGTTGTTCGCCCTGGAGATCGATTCCGATACCCGTGAGGTGGCCGGCCTGTCGGATGCGCAGCTGGTCGATGCGATGGTCGGGTTCGAACGCCTGGCCGCGTGGGCGCAGGCCCGCCAGGCCCGGGTCCTGGCGGAGTTCGCCCGCCGCCGCCCCGGTGACGACTCGACGATGGTGGCCACCGACAAGCCGTGCGCGATGAGCCGGTTCGCCCCCGACGAGGTCGGGCTGGCGTTGAAGCTGGCCCGGCTGACCGCCAAGACCCGGATCGGGCGGTCGGTGCAGCTGGAACAGGTGCTGCCCGAAACCCTGGCCGTGTGGCAGCGGGGCCGCCTGGACGAGCGTCGGGTCGCCGCTGTCTGCGAGGCCACCCACTACCTGTCGGTGGAGAAGGCGCGGGCGGTGCAGCATCGCATCCTGGACCGGGCGCCGGATCAGACGGTGGGGCAGTTGAAGGCGGCGTTGAAACGCGCGGTGATCGCGGTGGATCCCGAGGGTGCTGCGGAGCGGCACCAGGCCGCCCGGCGGGATCGGCGGGTGTCGATCACCGAGGAACCCGACGGGATGGCGTCGCTGTGGGCGCTGATGACCGCCCCGGACGCCCAGGCCAGCTACCAGTGGCTGACCCGGCTCGCCCTCGGATGCGGCAAGGAGGATCCGCGCAGCATGGACGCCCGCCGCGCCGACCTGGCCGCCGCCCTGCTGTCCGGGCGACTCACCAACGCCGCACCCGACACCCCGATCGCCACCCCGTCCAGCGGGACCGACAGCGCGGACGACACCGACGGGGGCACCGACGACCGCGGCGCCGACGACCGGGGTGCCGGCGATCAGGGCGCCGGCGCGGCCGCGAGCACCCACGATGGCGCACCCGCCGGCGCCGCCGGCTCGAAAGCGGCGGCGCACGCTACCGATAGCGCCAATGACAGCGCTGATGGCGGCGCTGCTCCCGACCGCGCCGATGGCGGCAGCGGGTCACCGACGAGCGGGAACGCGTCCCCACCGCGGCCGGTCAACCCCGGCAAACCCCTCGTCCAGGTCCTGATCCCCTTCACCACCCTGCTCGGCGCCGACAACCACCCCTGCGAACTGGTCGGACACGGCCCCATCACCGCCGACCACGCCCGCCACATCGCCACCGACGCCACCCTCAAACGACTGGTGTACGACCCACTCTCCGGCACCATCCTCGACCACGGCCGCACCACCTACCGGCCCCCAGCCGCACTCGCCGACTTCGTCCGCGCCCGCGACGTCTACTGCCGCAGCCCCATCTGCCGCCGCCGCGCCCTGGACGGACACCTCGACCACATCACCCCCTACCCGCACGGCCCCACCAACGAACCCAACATCCACGGCTGCTGCGGCCACGAACACCGCATGAAACACGCCCCCGGCTGGGCCGTCCGCGCACTACCCGACGGACGCATCCAATGGATCACCCCAACCGGGCACCGCTACCACAGCGAGCCCTACGACTACCGCACCGACGACGACCTGCCCCTGGACAAGGCCGCCGCCCGGAAGGGCCTTCCGAAGGACCTGGCCGCGCGGCTGGAACGGATCGAACGCAACCGACGCGCTACAGCCCGCTGGGACGGCCAACCCGTCCCGGAGGAGGACGACGACGGACCGCCGCCATTCTGATCCGCGGGACCGCCCGGGCCGGGTTCCGACTTGAGTCGTTCAAGAGTCTGGGCCATGGTGGGACGCGGTGCCAACGACGCCGGACTTCGAGCACGTGTTGCGCGGGGCCGCTCTGCGGGTGACGCGGCCTCGGCTGGCGGTGCTGTCCGCGGTGCACGAGCATCCGCACTCCGACACGAGCTCGATCATCGGGGTCGTCCGCGACGATCTCGGTGAGGTGTCCCACCAGGCCGTGTACGACGTGCTGCGCGCCCTGACCGCCGCGGGGCTCGTGCGGTGCATCGAGCCGCCGGGCTCCGTGGCCCGGTACGAGGCGAGGGTGGGGGACAACCACCACCACGTCGTGTGCCGGTCGTGCGGCGCCATCGCCGACGTCGACTGCGCCGTCGGGCCCGCGCCGTGCTTGACCCCTTCGGACGGCCACGGATTCGCGATCGACGAGGCCGAGGTCGTCTTCCGGGGTACATGCCCCGAGTGCGCGGCACGCGAGGAAAAGGCGAGACAGGACAAGGAGCGGACGTGACCGAGAGCATCAGCGAGTCCGAGAACCCGGCGATCCCGTCCCCGACCCCCCAGGTGACCCGGCCGAGGACCAACCGGGACTGGTGGCCGAACCAACTGGACCTGTCGGTACTCCATCAGCATTCGCCCCGGGCCAACCCGATGGGCGAGGACTTCGACTACCGGGCGGAGTTCGCGTCCCTCGACGTCGAGGCGCTCAAGCGCGACATCGTCGAGGTGATGCGGACGTCGCAGGACTGGTGGCCGGCGGACTACGGCCACTACGGGCCGCTCTTCATCCGGATGAGCTGGCACGCCGCGGGGACGTACCGCATCCACGACGGCAGGGGAGGTGGCGGCGAGGGCGCGCAGCGCTTCGCGCCGCTCAACAGCTGGCCCGACAACGCGAGCCTCGACAAGGCGCGGCGGCTGCTGTGGCCGGTCAAGGAGAAGTACGGCCGGAAGATCTCATGGGCCGACCTGCTGGTCCTCGCCGGCAACGTGGCCATCGAGGACATGGGCCTGAAGACGTTCGGCTTCGCATTCGGGCGCGAGGACATCTGGCAGCCGGAGGAGATCTTCTGGGGGTCGGAGGACACCTGGCTCGGCGACGAGCGCTACAGCGGTGAGCGGGAGCTCGCCGAACCGTTCGGCGCCGTCCAGATGGGCCTGATCTACGTGAACCCGGAGGGGCCGAACGGCAACCCGGATCCGGTGAAGGCCGCGAAGGACATCCGCGACACCTTCGGCCGGATGGCCATGAACGACGAGGAGACCGTCGCGCTCATCGTCGGCGGCCACACGTTCGGCAAGTGCCACGGCGCGGTCGACCCCCAGTACATCGGCCCGGAGCCGGAGGCGTGCCCGGTGGAGCACCAGGGCATCGGCTGGAAGAACTCGGTCGGCTCCGGCGTGGGCCCCCACGCGATGACCAGCGGGCTCGAGGGCGCATGGACCAACGAGCCGACCCGGTGGGACAACGGATACCTGGACAACCTGTACCGCTACGACTGGGAGCTGACGCGCAGCCCCGCGGGCGCGCACCAGTGGACGCCGAAGAACCCCGAGGCCCAGGGCACGGTTCCGGATGCACACGACCCGTCGACGCGGCACGCGCCGATGATGCTGACCACGGACATCGCGCTCAAGGTCGACCCGGTCTACGGGCCGATCACGAAGCGCTTCCACGAGAACCCGGACCAGCTCGCGGACGCGTTCGCCAAGGCCTGGTACAAGCTGCTGCACCGCGACATGGGCCCCGTCTCGCGCTACCTCGGGCCGTGGGTCCCCGAGCCGCAGCTCTGGCAGGATCCCGTTCCGCCGGTGGACCACGAGCTGATCGGGGACTCGGACGTCGCCGCTCTCAAGGAGAAGGTCCTCGCATCGGGCCTGTCCGTCTCCCAGCTCGTCTCCACCGCGTGGGCGTCGGCGGCCAGCTTCCGCGGCACCGACAAGCGCGGCGGGGCCAACGGGGCTCGGATCCGCCTCGCGCCGCAGAAGGACTGGGAGGTCAACAACCCGGACGAGCTGGGCAAGGTGCTGCAGACCCTCGAGCAGATCCAGCGGGGCTTCAACAGCTCGCAGGCCGAGAAGAAGGTCTCGCTCGCCGACCTGATCGTCCTCGCCGGCTGCGCGGCCGTCGAGAAGGCGGCGAAGGACGCCGGGTTCGACGTCACGGTCCCGTTCACGCCGGGGCGCACCGACGCATCGCAGGAGCAGACCGACGTCGACTCGTTCGCCGTGCTCGAACCGAAGGCCGACGGGTTCCGCAACTACCTGCGGGCGGGGGAGAAGCTGCCGCCGGAGACCCTGCTGGTGGACCGCGCCTACATGCTGAACCTCAGCGCCCCGGAGATGACGGTGCTGGTCGGCGGCATGCGGGCGCTGGAGGCCAACTTCCAGCCGAGCAGGCACGGCGTCCTCACCGACCGGCCGGGGGCCTTGACCACCGACTTCTTCCGCAACCTGCTCGACATGAGGACCGAGTGGAAGGTCTCGGAGACCGAGAACGTGTACGAGGGCCGCGACCGCGCGACGGGCGAGGTCCGGTGGACCGCAACGGCGGCCGACCTCGTGTTCGGCTCGAACTCGCAGCTGCGGGCGATCGCGGAGGTCTACGCGTGCCGCGACGCGCAGGAGAAGTTCGTGCGTGACTTCGTGGCCGCGTGGGACAAGGTCATGAACCTCGACCGGTTCGACCTCGCCTGAACCCGAGGGCCTGATCCCGGTGTCCAGGTCAGCCGCTCACTGGCTGACCTGGACGCCACCGCAAACGGGTGGTCAGCTCCCCGAGGGCACGAGCACGATCCGGCCGAACACCTCGCCGGCTTCCATCTTCTGGTGAGCCAGCACGGCTTGCTCCAATGGCAGCACCTCGTGCACGACCGCGTGCAGTTCGCCGCGACCTGCGGCAGCGAACAGCTCGGCGGTCACGGCGCGTCGATCGGATTCGGTCACGGTGTCCGCACTGAAGGTCGCGAACGACATCGACTTCCGGAACGCCGCGAACATCTCCATGGCGAAGTCCGCCGGCGGATAGCTCGCGACCGCGCCGACGGCCACCATGCGGCCGTTCGGGTTGAGCTTGGCGAAGAACGACGGCATGTCCGCGCCGGCGACGACGTCGATGATGACGTCGTAGCCGGCGGGAGCGTCGTCGCCCGTCTTGCCGGCGCGGTCCAGCACGTGGGTCGCTCCGAGCTTGCGCAGGCGATCGCCACGCTCGGCCGATGATGTCGTGACCGCCACCGCACTGGCACCACCACGGACTGCGAGCTGGATCGTCATGATCCCGATGCCGCCGGCAGCGCCGCGCACCAACACCGACTCGCGGGGCACGAAGTGGGCGTGGCGAAGGCCGAAGTGGGCCACCATTCCGGAGCTCCCGAGCGTCACCGCGTCGACGGCCGAGATGTTCGCCGGGAGGGGGAGGAGCGCCACGACCGGAGCGATCACCCGCCCGGCGTAGCCGCCACCCAAGCCGGTGAACGCCCACACTCGCTGACCGACCCATGACGTGTCGACGCCATCGCCGACGGCGACCACGGTGCCGGCTGTCTCGCCGCCGAGGATGTGACCTTCCTCGAAGCCGTAGGCGGCGAGAGCACCGCTTCGGATCATGACGTCGACGCCGCCGACGCCGATCGCCTCGGTGGCGATCAGCACCTGCCCGTGATCCGGTCTCGGATCAGGGAGGTCGATGACCGCGAGGCCTTCGGGACTTCCGAATGCCTGGATCGCAACTGCCTGCACTGTCGTCTCCGTGTTCCGGGATCGATCGGGACCGGGCAGGGACGCTAGCGGACGCTGCCGTCCGTTTAGCTAAAGTGAGAGCGGTGACCGACCGTTTGCCTCACACCCTGCGGTCCGACGCCCGGGACAACCGCGAACGCATCCTCGACGCGGCTCGCACGGTGTTCGCCGCCGAGGGTTTGGACGTGCCGCTGCGGGAGATCGCCCGGCGCGCCGGGGTCGGCCCAGCCACGCTGTACCGCCGCTTCCCGACCAAGGAGATGCTGGTCACCGAGGCGTTCACGGACCAGATGCGCGCGTGCTACGCGGTCGTCGATGAAGGGCTCGCCGACCCGGATCCGTGGCACGGCTTCTGCCTCGTGATCGAGAGGATCTGTGAGCTGCACGCACGCGACCGAGGCTTCACCGCGGCATTCATGTCCACCTTTCCCAACGCGGTGGATTTCGCCGCGATCCGTGGAGATTCGCTGAACTCGATCGCCGAACTGGCCCGCCGCGCCAAGGACGCCGGTCACCTACGCCCCGACTTCGTCCTGGACGACCTGATCCTCGTTCTCCAGGCCAACAGCGGCATCCACGCCACCTCACCGGCCGCTCAGGTCGCGGCCTCCCGCCGCTTCGCCGCGCTCGCGATCCAGGCACTCCGTGCCTCCCCGGGGGCCCCGCCGCTGCCGCCGGTCGCACAGTTGGCGCCCGCCGTACCGACCGGCCAGCCGCCACGGGTACCTCGCTGATCCCCTCCCGGTTGTCCTGCCGGGACTGGATCGTCCGACCGCCATGAGCGGGTCGGCAGGGTGTGGGTCAGCAGGCCACGAAGTGGTCCGTCCGGCCGCCGCCGACGTCCCACGCCAGTGCGAACCGCACCTTCTCGCCGCTGCCGTCCGCCAACTCGACCTCCTGGGACCCGCCCGGCTGCAGATCGTCGAGGATCCCGGCCTGGGCGGCGTCACCGTGGGCGTCGACCCAGTCCTCGACGATCTGCCGGTAGAACGCGGCGGCGTCGACCCAGTCGGGGAACCTGTGCTCCTCGTCGATCCCGGTCACCAGCCACATGACTCCTCCGTCCGATCACCAGCCGGGCTGGGTCTTCGCGAGCTCCTGCAGCGCGCCGACCACGCTGAGCAGGTGGGCCCGCATCGTCTTCTCGGCGACGTCCGGGTCGCCGGCGCAGACCGCCTCGATGACGTCGAGGTGCTCCCGGAGGCCGACGCCCGGCCGCCCGGGCAGCAGCGCGACCCGGAAGTGGTAGCGCACGCTCTGGATGCGCAGGCGGTCCAGCATCAGGCCCGCGGTCTGGTGCCCCGAGATGTCCCGTACGGCCCGGTGCACCAGTTGGTTGGTGCGGCTGTAGGCGGGGATGTCGCCGCGCTCGACGGCGGAGCGCATCTCGTCACCGAGGGCGCGGAGCCGGGCGCGATCGTGCTCCGTGGCGCGTTCGGCGGCCTTGGCCGCGCACAGCCCTTCCACGACGGCACGGGTCTCGGTGATCTCCACGGCTTCTTCGAGCGAGATGGGGCGGACCCGCGCCCCCCGGTTCCGCTCGCGCTGCACGAGGCCCTCGTTCTCCAGCTGCACGAGCGCGGTGCGGACGGTGCCCCGGGATGCCCGGTAGAGCGACACGAGGTCGGCCTCGGGCAGCCGCTGACCCGGCGCGTACGTGCCCTGCATGATCCCGTCACGCACGGCGAGTACCACCTCGGCGACGGCCTCGCTCTGGGCCGTCTCGCCGCCCGCAGTCATGCCAGAACATTACCAAGATTGTTGACAATATGGTTGTCGGTCTGGGTGCCGGTTAGCTATGGTCATGGTCGTGTGATCCCGGAGCCGGGGCGCGCCGAGCTCACCGACGAGCACCGCAGCGTCGAGAAATGCAGCGCCGTGCTGGTCGGTGGTTCGACATTCCCCGCGCACCTGATTTCCCGAACACACCACCACATCTCGAGAGGCCGACGATGCTCTCTGCACAGGACA encodes:
- the katG gene encoding catalase/peroxidase HPI, with translation MPRVRGTRGKGETGQGADVTESISESENPAIPSPTPQVTRPRTNRDWWPNQLDLSVLHQHSPRANPMGEDFDYRAEFASLDVEALKRDIVEVMRTSQDWWPADYGHYGPLFIRMSWHAAGTYRIHDGRGGGGEGAQRFAPLNSWPDNASLDKARRLLWPVKEKYGRKISWADLLVLAGNVAIEDMGLKTFGFAFGREDIWQPEEIFWGSEDTWLGDERYSGERELAEPFGAVQMGLIYVNPEGPNGNPDPVKAAKDIRDTFGRMAMNDEETVALIVGGHTFGKCHGAVDPQYIGPEPEACPVEHQGIGWKNSVGSGVGPHAMTSGLEGAWTNEPTRWDNGYLDNLYRYDWELTRSPAGAHQWTPKNPEAQGTVPDAHDPSTRHAPMMLTTDIALKVDPVYGPITKRFHENPDQLADAFAKAWYKLLHRDMGPVSRYLGPWVPEPQLWQDPVPPVDHELIGDSDVAALKEKVLASGLSVSQLVSTAWASAASFRGTDKRGGANGARIRLAPQKDWEVNNPDELGKVLQTLEQIQRGFNSSQAEKKVSLADLIVLAGCAAVEKAAKDAGFDVTVPFTPGRTDASQEQTDVDSFAVLEPKADGFRNYLRAGEKLPPETLLVDRAYMLNLSAPEMTVLVGGMRALEANFQPSRHGVLTDRPGALTTDFFRNLLDMRTEWKVSETENVYEGRDRATGEVRWTATAADLVFGSNSQLRAIAEVYACRDAQEKFVRDFVAAWDKVMNLDRFDLA
- a CDS encoding zinc-dependent alcohol dehydrogenase family protein, which codes for MQAVAIQAFGSPEGLAVIDLPDPRPDHGQVLIATEAIGVGGVDVMIRSGALAAYGFEEGHILGGETAGTVVAVGDGVDTSWVGQRVWAFTGLGGGYAGRVIAPVVALLPLPANISAVDAVTLGSSGMVAHFGLRHAHFVPRESVLVRGAAGGIGIMTIQLAVRGGASAVAVTTSSAERGDRLRKLGATHVLDRAGKTGDDAPAGYDVIIDVVAGADMPSFFAKLNPNGRMVAVGAVASYPPADFAMEMFAAFRKSMSFATFSADTVTESDRRAVTAELFAAAGRGELHAVVHEVLPLEQAVLAHQKMEAGEVFGRIVLVPSGS
- a CDS encoding TetR/AcrR family transcriptional regulator, with product MTDRLPHTLRSDARDNRERILDAARTVFAAEGLDVPLREIARRAGVGPATLYRRFPTKEMLVTEAFTDQMRACYAVVDEGLADPDPWHGFCLVIERICELHARDRGFTAAFMSTFPNAVDFAAIRGDSLNSIAELARRAKDAGHLRPDFVLDDLILVLQANSGIHATSPAAQVAASRRFAALAIQALRASPGAPPLPPVAQLAPAVPTGQPPRVPR
- a CDS encoding GntR family transcriptional regulator, with protein sequence MTAGGETAQSEAVAEVVLAVRDGIMQGTYAPGQRLPEADLVSLYRASRGTVRTALVQLENEGLVQRERNRGARVRPISLEEAVEITETRAVVEGLCAAKAAERATEHDRARLRALGDEMRSAVERGDIPAYSRTNQLVHRAVRDISGHQTAGLMLDRLRIQSVRYHFRVALLPGRPGVGLREHLDVIEAVCAGDPDVAEKTMRAHLLSVVGALQELAKTQPGW